The Pseudomonas parafulva genome includes a window with the following:
- a CDS encoding TonB-dependent receptor plug domain-containing protein, whose protein sequence is MLPGSPPYPRLLLLTALLGAPALADDLFIDNSDLPQVLTATRLKQSPAAVPGSMTVLDGALIRASGARDIPELLRLVPGMMVGYLAGNQPTVNYHGSNVNEARRMQVLIDGRSVYRAGLATVDWSDIPLALEDIDRIEVFRGPNTVSYGANALMAVVNILTRNPADSHGTRLKVTRGQNGIDDFYASQGFGWDNGDMRLSISGLQDDGFDHDQFGQHYRDSRRATRLNLSASHALAQDQTLDWQLAAKEGTNQRPYTYQPVFPFVTQRGKDADVKSMDYAGSVRWNIDFAAEHSLYVQGSAQHFDRQQVWRACDAALSFSPELTRLWQMNPNYAERVARGANNPPPSSNPQEQALVDAIKEQWNNQGGSDVVCGDVDQSTRETRYDLEIQDTYSLTDSLRLLSGMNYRYDRADSQTYFNGSVDDQTWRLFGQLEWRADEHWIVQGGAMFEDSRLSGSSLTPRLAINYLITPRHGLRAVYSEAVRSPDMFENNVNWSYTVKNLMPYAFGQQHGEYFVKTRGPGDLEQEHMRSRELGYNGYFSDLDLSMDLKVFFDEITGMISEPLKNNQYIASNANRARFSGSEAQFDWRPTLRDRLRLTFAHVDAWASNPADRNLSASNSGSVGWMRDWGHGWSSGAFYYGDDALNQYRYERLDLRVAKRWRVYESNLELAALWQQRLDDEPTTAVQNRYDSRHRLSLSAELEF, encoded by the coding sequence GTGCTCCCTGGCTCGCCTCCCTACCCGCGGCTGTTGCTGTTGACCGCCCTGCTCGGTGCACCTGCGCTGGCAGATGACTTGTTCATCGACAACAGCGACCTGCCACAGGTTTTGACTGCAACACGCCTCAAACAATCCCCGGCTGCGGTGCCAGGGAGCATGACCGTGCTCGACGGCGCCTTGATCCGGGCCAGCGGCGCGCGTGACATCCCCGAGCTGCTCAGGCTCGTGCCAGGGATGATGGTGGGCTATTTGGCTGGCAATCAACCGACCGTCAATTACCACGGCAGCAACGTCAACGAAGCGCGCCGCATGCAGGTGCTGATCGACGGCCGCTCGGTGTATCGGGCCGGGCTGGCGACGGTAGACTGGAGCGATATCCCGCTGGCGCTGGAAGACATCGACCGAATCGAGGTGTTCAGAGGGCCGAACACGGTCAGCTATGGCGCCAATGCCCTGATGGCCGTGGTGAACATCCTCACCCGCAATCCTGCCGACAGCCACGGCACGCGCCTGAAAGTCACGCGCGGGCAAAACGGCATCGACGACTTCTATGCCAGCCAGGGCTTTGGCTGGGACAACGGCGATATGCGTCTGTCCATCTCGGGCCTGCAGGATGATGGGTTCGACCATGACCAGTTCGGCCAGCACTACCGTGACAGCCGCCGCGCCACACGTTTGAACCTGAGCGCCAGCCATGCCCTGGCGCAGGACCAGACACTGGACTGGCAACTGGCCGCCAAAGAAGGCACCAACCAGCGGCCCTATACCTACCAGCCAGTGTTCCCGTTCGTGACCCAGCGCGGCAAGGATGCCGACGTCAAGTCCATGGACTATGCAGGCTCGGTGCGCTGGAACATCGACTTTGCCGCTGAACACAGCCTGTACGTCCAGGGTTCGGCGCAGCACTTCGACCGCCAGCAAGTGTGGCGGGCCTGCGACGCGGCGTTGTCCTTCAGCCCTGAACTCACCCGCCTCTGGCAAATGAACCCCAATTACGCCGAACGGGTAGCCCGCGGCGCGAACAACCCGCCCCCTAGCAGCAACCCTCAGGAGCAGGCCCTGGTCGATGCGATCAAGGAGCAGTGGAACAACCAGGGCGGCAGTGACGTGGTGTGCGGCGATGTCGACCAGAGCACGCGTGAAACCCGCTATGACCTGGAAATCCAGGACACCTACAGCCTGACCGACAGTCTGCGCCTGCTCAGCGGCATGAACTATCGCTATGATCGTGCCGACTCGCAGACCTACTTCAATGGCAGCGTGGACGATCAGACCTGGCGGCTTTTCGGGCAACTGGAGTGGCGAGCCGACGAGCACTGGATCGTGCAGGGCGGCGCCATGTTCGAGGATTCGCGGCTCTCTGGCAGCTCGCTTACCCCACGGTTGGCGATCAATTACCTGATCACTCCGCGCCATGGCCTGCGCGCCGTCTATTCCGAGGCGGTACGTTCGCCTGACATGTTCGAAAACAACGTCAACTGGAGCTACACCGTCAAGAACCTGATGCCCTACGCCTTTGGCCAGCAGCATGGCGAATACTTCGTCAAGACCCGCGGCCCTGGTGACCTGGAGCAGGAGCACATGCGCTCGCGTGAGCTGGGCTACAACGGCTACTTCAGCGATCTGGACCTGAGCATGGACCTGAAGGTGTTCTTTGATGAGATCACCGGCATGATCAGCGAGCCGCTCAAGAACAACCAGTACATCGCCAGCAATGCGAACCGCGCGCGCTTCAGCGGCAGCGAGGCCCAATTCGATTGGCGCCCTACCCTGCGCGACCGGCTGCGGTTGACCTTCGCCCATGTCGACGCCTGGGCCAGCAATCCTGCCGACCGCAACCTCAGCGCCAGCAACAGCGGCTCAGTCGGCTGGATGAGGGACTGGGGCCACGGCTGGTCCAGTGGTGCTTTCTATTATGGAGACGATGCCCTCAATCAGTACCGCTACGAACGCCTGGACCTGCGCGTGGCCAAGCGTTGGCGCGTGTACGAGAGCAACCTGGAACTGGCAGCCCTGTGGCAGCAACGCCTGGATGATGAGCCCACCACGGCCGTGCAGAACCGCTACGACAGCCGGCATCGGCTGAGCCTGAGCGCGGAGCTGGAGTTCTGA